The following proteins are co-located in the Plasmodium brasilianum strain Bolivian I chromosome 11, whole genome shotgun sequence genome:
- a CDS encoding large subunit rRNA methyltransferase, which translates to MGKKKKVGKERIDKYYKLAKSAGYRARSAFKLIQIAQKFNIFKDANILIDLCAAPGGWLQVAYKNMKRNSTIIGVDLVPIRKIDNNVITLKSDITTTDCIKKIRKIIKNEKADVILNDGAPNVGTTYSYDSFNQNVLVLNSIKIAYIFLKRGGIFITKIFRNEEYISLILVLEKLFSVVKHIKPRSSRDMSSEIYIIALNFLNYKVDKKLFDYTYIFSNDFVKDSNKLKNSQVNDGSCTSENEDGGAKKSKDNGKGSKEDGKLSNDDHKKKKKKGLATILKEKAKKNRQGYDIGDDYRVTDVCHFINSENYVDLILKNNKFTFDKYYNDSSDALVRSTYNAIYKNPSTTEEIFRLCSDLKVLGKSDLFHLIKWRYKIKKGVATSEKGKEEKEEKEADVEAADVADADVADADVADADVAEEGGRHDVEKKKDVKKGSSEDDSKVEELSNSSDEGTDKDSINDFSKYIEKKKKREQRKKEKKLKKELEKKKGNKKHKISCEDNEIHFSKDMLNLLNKQKFKDHLNILNSSKYNDHLEIDQDNNSFGEKEDNTNLDHINSTELDRLEYLVNLEYEKEKMKINKRIQEKSVDKMTRRKRAMQYKEEELMKIEKLMELKNEELMMKKKLHEYLSDNESTGSGIDQEIGTTLNDNNELEINHDKENISRNAISSKYDEVMKQNEHIRNVVDKILTLRKDVKKEEAKDSTTNRFFDQKIFSNIFSQLGTEMGDSEEYDDQGEEQEKVDEEVEEEVEEEVEEEDDDYSRNPISAENVSFMREDKLNSKSTNRDVARDCSEDHTDEDIKEIDERKLPKIPLPEKLAKKERNKKLREQYGNNEIKMKKATFSIVKADENTQNLNNYFSNIIKDEDELAFVKYIGEKLIHKKSRMDLIDDSFNRYSYLEEEDTLPEWFLEEEKKYRKPVIPIDKNILDQYKSKINKITRMPIKKVIEAKIRNKKREIAKMQKLEAKIGKIENNEDDPFLKQKAITNILKNNKLGTYTHSREGDLEQKKREKSYVVCTSRGSQMTRKKNKKGGKTMVKYVDKRLKKDKKAKKRIQKRRNKISRPKYNKSKPFKFKKKF; encoded by the exons gATGCAAATATACTAATAGATTTATGTGCAGCCCCAGGAGGGTGGTTACAAGTagcttataaaaatatgaagagaAATAGTACAATTATAGGAGTTGATTTAGTACCAATTAGAAAAATtgataataatgtaataacaTTGAAAAGTGATATAACGACAACTgattgtataaaaaaaattagaaaaattataaaaaatgagaaagccgatgttatattaaatgatGGAGCTCCAAATGTAGGGACAACATATTCATATGATAGTTTTAATCAAAATGTATTAGTTCTTAATAGTATTAAAAtagcttatatttttttaaaaagaggTGGAATATtcattacaaaaatttttagaaatgaagaatatatttcattaattttagttttagaaaaattatttagtgTAGTGAAACATATAAAGCCTAGAAGTAGTAGAGATATGTCGTCcgaaatttatattattgctcttaactttttaaattataaagtaGACAAGAAATTGTTTgattatacttatatatttagtaaCGATTTTGTAAAAGACTCAaacaaattgaaaaattcCCAAGTCAACGATGGAAGTTGTACCAGTGAGAATGAAGATGGAGGAgcgaaaaaaagtaaagacAATGGAAAAGGAAGTAAAGAAGATGGAAAATTAAGCAATGATGACcataagaaaaagaaaaagaaaggtCTGGCAACCATCCTAAAAGAAAAGGCTAAAAAGAACAGACAAGGATACGATATTGGAGATGATTACCGAGTTACGGATGTTTGccattttattaatagtGAAAATTATGTAGATCTAATATTAAAGAACAACAAATTTACATTTGATAAGTATTATAACGATTCTTCCGATGCGCTTGTTAGAAGTACATATAACgccatatataaaaatccTAGCACAACGGAGGAAATATTTCGCCTCTGTAGTGACTTAAAAGTACTGGGCAAATCGGACTTGTTTCATCTAATTAAGTGGAggtacaaaattaaaaagggaGTTGCTACAAGCGAGAAGgggaaagaagaaaaagaagaaaaagaagcagATGTAGAAGCAGCAGATGTAGCAGATGCAGATGTAGCAGATGCAGATGTAGCAGATGCAGATGTAGCAGAAGAAGGGGGCAGGCACGAtgttgagaaaaaaaaggacgtCAAAAAGGGAAGCAGTGAAGACGATTCCAAAGTAGAAGAACTGAGTAACTCATCAGATGAAGGTACGGACAAAGACAGTATTAACGATTTTTcgaaatatattgaaaaaaaaaaaaaaagggagcaaaggaaaaaagagaaaaagcttaaaaaagagctagaaaaaaaaaaaggaaataaaaaacataaaatttcCTGTGAAGATAATGAAATACATTTCAGTAAAGATATGCTGAACTTACTAAATAAACAGAAATTTAAAGATCAtctgaatatattaaatagtaGTAAATATAATGACCATTTAGAAATAGATCAAGATAATAACTCGTTTGGCGAAAAAGAGGATAACACTAATTTAGACCATATAAACAGTACCGAGTTAGATCGTTTAGAATATCTAGTTAATTTAGaatatgaaaaggaaaaaatgaaaataaacaaaCGGATTCAGGAAAAAAGTGTCGACAAAATGACCAGAAGAAAAAGAGCTATGCAATATAAAGAAGaagaattaatgaaaattgaaaagttaatggaattaaaaaatgaagaattaatgatgaaaaaaaaattgcacgAATATCTAAGTGACAATGAATCTACAGGAAGTGGTATCGATCAAGAAATTGGAACTACCCTAAATGATAACAATGAGTTAGAGATTAATCATGACAAGGAAAATATTTCCCGAAATGCCATTAGCAGTAAATATGATGAAGTGATGAAGCAAAATGAACACATTAGGAATGTCGTCGACAAAATATTGACTCTAAGAAAAGATGTTAAAAAGGAGGAAGCGAAAGATAGTACTACTAACCGATTTTTTgatcaaaaaattttctccAACATATTCAGTCAGTTAGGCACAGAAATGGGTGACAGTGAGGAATATGATGATCAGGGGGAAGAGCAGGAGAAGGTGGATGAGGAGGTCGAGGAGGAGGTCGAGGAGGAGGTCGAGGAGGAGGACGATGATTACAGCCGTAATCCCATTTCTGCTGAAAATGTTTCTTTCATGAGAGAGGACAAACTGAACAGTAAATCCACCAACAGGGACGTGGCACGTGACTGTAGTGAAGATCATACAGATGAagatataaaagaaattgatGAACGTAAATTACCGAAAATTCCATTACCAGAGAAGCTAGCTAAAAAagagagaaataaaaaattaagagaacaatatggaaataatgaaataaaaatgaaaaaagcaACATTTTCCATAGTAAAAGCAGATGAAAATacacaaaatttaaataactacttttcaaatataattaaagatGAAGATGAATTAGCTTTTGTAAAGTACATaggagaaaaattaattcataaaaaaagtagaatGGATCTAATAGATGACTCATTTAATAGATATTCTTATTTAGAAGAAGAAGACACGTTACCTGAATGGTTTTTggaggaggaaaaaaaatatagaaaaccAGTCATTCCAATCGATAAAAACATACTAGATCAGTATAAgagtaaaattaataaaataacaagaaTGCCTATCAAAAAAGTTATTGAagcaaaaataagaaataaaaaaagagaaatagcAAAAATGCAAAAGTTAGAGgcaaaaattggaaaaatcGAAAATAATGAGGATGACCCATTCCTTAAGCAAAAAGCTATAACAAATATTctaaagaataataaattagGTACGTACACGCATTCAAGAGAGGGAGACCTGGAAC aaaaaaaacGAGAAAAGTCTTACGTTGTTTGTACAAGTAGAGGATCTCAGATGACcaggaagaaaaataaaaaaggaggtAAAACCATGGTTAAGTATGTTGACAAGAGGTTAAAAAAGGATAAGAAAGCTAAGAAACgaatacaaaaaagaagaaacaaAATATCAAGAcctaaatataacaaatccaagccatttaaatttaagaagaaattttaa
- a CDS encoding proteasome subunit alpha type-4, translating to MARRYDSRTTTFSPEGRLYQVEYALEAINNASITIGIITDEGVILGADKVFISKLIDKANNFEKIYKIDNHIFCGVAGLNADANILINQSRLYTQRYLYNYNDIEPVSQLVVQICDIKQSYTQYGGLRPYGVSFLIAGYDMKEGYQLYHTDPSGNYSGWFATAIGTNNLTASSILKQEWKKNMTLQEGLLLALKSLAKSTDSEVPKSEKIELAYLSNKDGEFIQKYLTEKEIADLIKIYTEKCVKE from the exons ATGGCAAGAAGATATGATAGCAGAACAACTACATTTTCACCTGAAGGAAGATTATATCAAGTGGAATACGCCTTAGAGGCAATAAATAATGCAAGTATAACCATAGGAATAATTACAGATGAAGGAGTAATATTAGGAGCAGATAAAGTTTTTATATCCAAACTTATTGATAAAGctaataattttgaaaagatttataaaattgataatcatatattttgtgGAGTAGCAGGCTTAAATGCAGAcgcaaatattttaataaaccAGTCAAGATTATACACGCaaagatatttatataattataatgatatTGAGCCTGTATCCCAGTTAGTTGTTCAAATATGTGATATAAAACAAAGTTATACTCAGTATGGTGGGTTAAGACCATATGGAGTGAGTTTTTTAATTGCCGGTTATGATATGAAAGAGGGTTATCAACTTTATCATACGGATCCTAGTGGAAATTACTCTGGGTGGTTTGCCACAGCCATTGGTACAAATAACCTTACAGCTAGTTCCATTCTCAAACAG gaatggaaaaaaaatatgaccCTGCAAGAAGGTTTACTGTTAGCCCTAAAATCACTAGCCAAGAGTACAGATAGTGAAGTGCctaaaagtgaaaaaatcGAATTAGCCTATTTATCAAACAAAGATGGAgaatttattcaaaaatatttaacagaaaaagaaatagcaGATTTGATTAAGATATATACAGAAAAATGTGTCAAAGAATGA
- a CDS encoding hypothetical protein (conserved Plasmodium protein): MKNTNHYYNLKERNYNNSSYVNFENLNTSHKEENKKPRKQKAHDILNKNKKNKNFTNRIINSNLDSKAHNTSYSNTKKKKYNITCNKNTITNVKQKNACRDYYISSNSYNSYNSYNSYNSYNSYNSYNSCNRYNICNRYNSCNRYNSCNWYNSCNRYNCCNRYNCCNRYNCCNRYNCCNRYNSNNKRRGYFEKRECFTLSESSNSTEITDIENEPTDFEKMLIYNNHSTFSEHNQLKNKCSYNTHRNSEMNDNVDMHLKDIYFDVQAKSGEDVKQMHLSENPPRSWSGSNSNNNICSSRSSSSSCCGNGKAKAMATCRRFQSKENMDKQILLDHIKRLEYQNNIFLNNLLNMYYVCTDYIKMQDEKIKKKEEIILFQSKIIRNLKNKQNSDDTTGVSNNVGYNDKADYS; the protein is encoded by the coding sequence atgaaaaatacaaatcACTACTACAATTTGAAGgaaagaaattataataatagcagttacgtgaattttgaaaatttaaatacatCGCACAAGGAAGAGAACAAGAAGCCAAGAAAGCAGAAGGCACATgacatattaaataaaaataaaaaaaacaaaaattttacaaatagAATAATCAATTCAAATTTAGATAGTAAGGCACATAACACTAGTTATagtaacacaaaaaaaaaaaaatataatataacatgTAACAAAAACACCATTACAAATGTAAAACAAAAGAACGCTTGTAGggattattatatatcttcTAATAGTTACAATAGTTATAATAGTTACAATAGTTATAATAGTTACAATAGTTATAATAGTTACAACAGCTGCAATAGGTACAACATCTGCAATAGGTACAACAGCTGCAATAGGTACAACAGCTGCAATTGGTACAACAGCTGCAATAGGTACAACTGCTGCAATAGGTACAACTGCTGCAATAGGTACAACTGCTGCAACAGGTACAACTGCTGCAACAGgtacaatagtaataataagagGAGAGGGTATTTTGAAAAACGAGAATGTTTTACACTAAGTGAATCTTCAAATAGTACCGAAATAACTGATATAGAAAACGAACCAACcgattttgaaaaaatgctaatttataataatcattCAACTTTTAGTGAGCATAACCAGTTAAAGAATAAATGTTCCTATAACACACATAGAAACAGTGAAATGAACGATAATGTGGATATGCatttaaaagatatttattttgacGTACAAGCGAAAAGTGGAGAAGATGTAAAGCAAATGCACTTGAGTGAAAACCCCCCTCGCAGTTGGAGcggtagtaatagtaataataatatctgTAGTAGTagaagtagtagtagtagttgCTGTGGTAATGGTAAGGCTAAGGCAATGGCCACCTGCAGACGCTTTCAGAGTAAAGAAAATATGGATAAGCAAATACTATTAGATCATATAAAAAGACTGGAATAtcagaataatatattccttaacaatttgttaaatatgtattatgtttgtactgattatattaaaatgcaggatgaaaaaattaaaaaaaaagaagaaataattctatttcaaagtaaaattataagaaatttaaaaaacaaacagAATTCTGATGATACCACAGGTGTCAGCAACAATGTAGGTTATAACGACAAAGCCGACTATTCCTAG
- a CDS encoding proteasome subunit alpha type-7, which yields MSYDRAITVFSPDGHLLQVEHALEAVKKGGCAVAIKSTNFAVLAVEKKNIPKLQNPRTTEKLIKLDEHNCLAFAGLNADARVLVNKTRLECQRYYLNMDEPAPVDYIAKYVAKIQQKFTHRGGVRPFGIATLIAGFKNNKEICIYQTEPSGIYASWKAQAIGKNAKVVQEFLEKNYHENMEKNECLLLALKAIFEVSTSSPYDVTPAHGINIHKKANAYLNTYENVYVVELSSKNVEVALLTEDALNFIDEQQINSLVEVIDNERTKKISQNE from the exons ATGAGTTACGATAGAGCCATAACAGTTTTCAGCCCAGATGGTCATTTATTACAAGTAGAGCATGCCCTAGAAGCAGTTAAAAAAGGAGGGTGTGCAGTTGCAATAAAAAGCACAAATTTCGCTGTTTTAGCtgttgaaaaaaagaatattccAAAATTGCAAAATCCAAGGACAACGGAAAAATTGATTAAACTTGATGAACATAATTGTTTGGCTTTTGCTGGATTAAATGCGGACGCAAGGGTTTTAGTAAATAAG ACCCGTCTAGAGTGCCAACGATATTATTTGAACATGGATGAACCTGCCCCTGTTGATTATATTGCTAAATATGTGGCAAAAATTCAACAAAAATTTACTCATAGAGGTGGCGTAAGACCATTTGGAATAGCAACTCTAATAGCAggatttaaaaataacaaagaaatttgtatttatcaAACAGAACCTAGTGGCATTTATGCATCATGGAAAGCTCAAGCTATTGGAAAAAATGCAAAGGTTGTACAggaatttttagaaaaaaattatcatgaaaatatggaaaaaaatgaatgccTTCTTTTAGCACTAAAGGCTATATTTGAGGTAAGCACATCAAGTCCATATGATGTAACACCTGCACATGGAATTAATATTCATAAGAAGGCAAATGCGTACTTAAATACTTATGAAAATGTTTAT GTTGTTGAATTAAGCAGTAAAAATGTAGAAGTTGCTCTACTTACAGAAGACgcattaaattttattgatGAACAACAAATTAATTCATTG gtGGAAGTTATTGATAATGAAAGAACAAAGAAGATCTCCCAAAACGAATAA
- a CDS encoding phosphoinositide phosphatase SAC1, giving the protein MVDCSGLPSKKFYFESHDKYLCVVNIENKEKNILRIYNSEDLKIEKEKEYINDKSVIENENKSRFWFFGCLGIIKAENTNFLVVVSDAEIICYLFNRTIYQIKKISFIQLNYEEEFTNSVKEKCLYEIYSLGRNGKLTKLNNNSKRESKKFFCNRKLKTQNYVNTLFDSSNLFLENCMFKCNKFYYNEMYIHKIKNSTLKNDTLKTIIYFMHAFNKGPFYFSYYYNLTVSLQRYYINESEKRNENSMTKCEENNSAHVQAADHILCTNSTKGAFPIFDKLQFREINEEYTWNWKLLNSFVKLDAPEFVVFLTHGYINSNVIHTENSKIILYLISRKNKNRSGVRFWCRGGNDKGDVANFVETEQIVICKNKERTNVFSYILVRGSIPVLWKQQPTLSFRPKIHINPDMNENTQIVRLHMEKLKNTYGKISITNLINKKFGEKYLGQCFENCLNRCNVQHNYTWFDFHSEFKKLKFECLQRTLKTVYNDLQDFSYFSFSIPNGINYNLEHGEAYPSWSSIKIDTFQNGIFRVNCIDCLDRTNVFQSFLAKYVLYLQLKSIDIKLYEQNTFPFYFFKNVYDELTYRKIWIYNANAISIIYSGAGALKNDITQNGKRTISGLFEDLCHVLLRYINNNFLDGYNNDCINLATNENIKYPINFLTFHRGKYNQIMQKSHFGANVANNPMKRMEVHTELGVRSE; this is encoded by the exons ATGGTCGACTGTTCTGGCCTCCCTTCAAAGAAGTTCTATTTCGAATCCCATGATAAGTACTTATGTGTAGTGAACAttgaaaataaggaaaaaaatattttaagaatttaTAATTCGGAAGACTTAAAGATAGAAAAAGAGaaggaatatattaatgataaatCAGTaatagaaaatgaaaataaaagtcGGTTTTGGTTTTTTGGCTGTTTAGGAATAATTAAAGCAGAGAATACCAATTTTTTAGTAGTAGTTTCGGACGCAGAAATTATATGTTACTTATTTAATCGCAcaatatatcaaataaaaaaaatatccttTATTCAATTAAATTATGAAGAAGAATTTACTAACAGtgttaaagaaaaatgtttatatgaaatatactCCTTGGGCAGGAATGGGAAATTGACCAAATTAAACAATAACTCGAAAAGAGagagtaaaaaatttttttgtaacagAAAATTAAAGACGCAGAATTATGTGAATACATTATTTGATTCgagtaatttatttttggaaAACTGCATGTtcaaatgtaataaattttattataacgaaatgtatattcataaaattaaaaacagtaccttaaaaaatgatacgTTAAAAacgataatatattttatgcatGCTTTTAATAAAGGacccttttatttttcttattattataatttgacAGTATCTCTTCAAAGATACTACATAAATGAGTCagaaaaaaggaatgaaAATAGTATGACAAAATGTGAAGAAAACAATTCTGCACATGTTCAGGCTGCTGACCACATTTTATGTACTAATAGTACAAAAGGAGCATTCCCcatttttgataaattaCAATTTAGAGAGATTAATGAAGAGTATACATGGAACTGGAAACTACTAAACAGTTTTGTCAAATTAGATGCCCCTGAATTTGTTGTATTTTTGACCCATggatatataaattcaaatGTGATCCATAcagaaaatagtaaaataatattatatttaatttcaagaaaaaacaaaaacaggAGTGGTGTAAGATTTTGGTGTAGAGGAGGAAATGACAAAGGAGATGTAGCTAATTTTGTTGAAACAGAGCAAATtgtaatttgtaaaaataaagaaagaacaaatgtgtttagttatatattagTTAGAGGTTCTATACCTGTCTTATGGAAACAACAGCCAACTTTAAGTTTTAGAccaaaaatacatattaatcCGGATATGAATGAAAATACACAAATAGTTAGGTTACATAtggaaaaattgaaaaataccTATGGGAAAATTTCTATtactaatttaattaataaaaaatttggtgaaaaatatttaggaCAATGTTTTGAAAATTGCTTAAACAGATGTAATGTACAGCATAATTATACATGGTTTGATTTTCATagtgaatttaaaaaattgaaatttgAATGTTTACAAAGAACATTAAAAACAGTATATAACGATTTACAGgatttttcctatttttctttttctatacCAAATGGTATTAATTACAATTTAGAGCATGGAGAAGCATATCCCTCATGGTCAAGTATAAAAATTGATACATTTCAGAATGGAATATTTCGAGTAAATTGTATAGACTGTTTAGATAGGACAAACGTTTTTCAAAGTTTTTTAgctaaatatgttttatatttacagcTAAAAAGTATagacataaaattatatgaacaaaatactttcccattttatttctttaaaaatgtatatgacGAATTAACTTATCGTAAAATTTGGATATACAATGCTAACGCtataagtattatatatagtgGAGCAGGTGCATTGAAAAATGACATAACACAAAATGGGAAAAGAACAATTAGTGGCTTGTTTGAAGATTTATGTCATGTTTTATTacgatatataaataataattttctagatggatataataatgattgtattaatttagctactaatgaaaatataaaatatccTATTAATTTTCTTACTTTTCATAGAGGTAAATATAATCAAATAATGCAA AAGAGTCATTTCGGCGCCAATGTTGCGAACAACCCTATGAAAAGAATGGAGGTGCACACGGAGTTGGGTGTTCGTAGTGAGTAA
- a CDS encoding hypothetical protein (conserved Plasmodium protein), which translates to MNVNISQLDDTVSKHESGIETKGDIIISTKKERASNTFIENNSSNEIRQNLTLRYLLFSLNSNNNKINNPVETKLHEFRKLHEQQGMQKLHELHELRYNNKCGKREKCLFLKSYNIYYDQKIYSKNIQNNNRKNGLYIIKGGQQKGMEEQQKKILQQKRNPVQQKRIELQQKRNPVQQKRIELQQKRNPVQQKRIELQHKRYQVQLKRNQAQIKNNLCVKNTYHINNSSYIKNNCINYYAHNNCTGNATCKSSFYNNTNNFYFKKYNCKKIKKDITSRNLNDGIYFNASGYKTRQLCQKMHAIKINNMNMIKGMHTMKSTSPIKKDNNISSSAFQSQTYNNASCTTTTTATIVRKKNNIFPQMIKGENRNSKQPFKVYSNLIDNLSILGRKKTCKMGASKKNSYQSNRRHINSNINIISENSNNSSNNKRYSSNSYNNNVYSINSDNNLKRKNNSKKKMYKHKHWQSGHYNGSLNKPKSVTPCCKKNFILNSSLINLKNDLNNNPLSCAKTFSINYSKGSSNKATIMYRMLHNINDTTRRSNNQIVTCTGKNERGILLNKYKKTDLSSSFLYRSFRFYYSKRKKKKNCSLCSLSPEHMKKLFSKSSYKKKIIHQPTMTNQLKNTSYYIHLLQNGEKEAQRIVDQAYKNKEILRKIMYKNVEEEIEKFKLKERLIYEQNCKKMEQEIKNSEQEMQKEIKIIISETKNIFLKIDEIVNYIINKIVNVDLTLSCNLLKHYFPMKDLLNIYLSIEKDENEKRNMTKKDTIITDDQGNSSILHYNQYKGAYTIVKFGSFWTNIRHSK; encoded by the coding sequence ATGAATGTAAATATCAGTCAGTTGGACGACACTGTTAGTAAACACGAGAGTGGTATAGAGACGAAAGGCGATATAATAATtagtacaaaaaaagaaagagcgAGTAATACATTCATAGAAAACAATTCATCAAACGAAATAAGACAAAATTTAACCCTTCGTTACCTgctattttctttaaattcgaataataacaaaataaataatcctGTAGAAACGAAATTACATGAATTTCGTAAACTACATGAACAGCAAGGAATGCAAAAACTGCACGAATTGCATGAATTACGatacaataataaatgcggcaaaagagaaaaatgcCTATTCCTTaaaagttataatatatattatgatcaaaaaatatacagtAAGAATATACAAAACAATAATCGGAAAAATGGTCTCTACATAATAAAAGGGGGTCAACAAAAAGGAATGGAAGagcagcaaaaaaaaatactacaaCAAAAGAGGAATCCAGtacaacaaaaaagaatagaATTGCAACAAAAGAGGAATCCAGtacaacaaaaaagaatagaATTGCAACAAAAGAGGAATCCAGtacaacaaaaaagaatagaATTGCAACACAAAAGGTATCAAGTACAACTAAAAAGAAATCAagcacaaataaaaaataatctatgtgtaaaaaatacataccaCATTAACAATagttcatatattaaaaacaattGCATCAATTACTACGCTCATAATAACTGTACTGGTAATGCTACATGCAAAAGTTCAttctataataatacaaataatttttattttaaaaaatataactgtaaaaaaataaaaaaagatatcaCATCCAGAAATCTAAACGatggtatatattttaacgcAAGTGGATATAAAACAAGACAGCTATGTCAAAAGATGCAcgcaataaaaataaacaacaTGAACATGATAAAAGGTATGCACACCATGAAAAGCACCTCACCTAtcaaaaaagataataatatttcctCAAGTGCATTTCAGAGTCAAACGTATAATAATGCTAGTTGTACTACTACAACTACTGCTACTAttgttagaaaaaaaaataatatctttCCTCAAATGATTAAAGGGGAAAACAGAAATAGTAAACAACCGTTTAAAGTATACAGTAATTTGATTGATAACCTATCTATATTAGGAAGGAAAAAGACCTGCAAAATGGGGGCCTCTAAAAAGAACAGTTACCAGAGCAATAGAAGACATATCAACAGtaacattaatattattagtgAGAATAGTAACAATAGCAGCAATAACAAAAGATACAGTAGTAATAGTTACAATAACAATGTTTACAGTATCAATAGCGACAATAATTTAAAGAGGAagaataattcaaaaaaaaaaatgtataaacacAAACACTGGCAAAGTGGACATTACAATGGCTCGCTTAATAAACCCAAATCAGTTACTCCttgttgtaaaaaaaattttattttaaacagTTCATTGATCAATCTGAAGaatgatttaaataataaccCTCTCTCTTGTGCAAAAACCTTTAGTATTAATTACTCCAAAGGCAGTAGTAACAAGGCCACAATTATGTATCGTATGttacataatattaatgatacAACTAGAAGAAGTAATAATCAAATAGTAACATGTACAGGTAAGAACGAAAGAGgtattttacttaataaatataaaaaaacagatctatcctcttcatttttatatcgaagttttcgtttttattattcgaaaagaaaaaaaaaaaaaaactgttcTCTATGTTCTTTATCACCTgaacatatgaaaaaattgttttcaaaaagtagttacaagaaaaaaataattcatcaACCTACGATGACTAACCAATTAAAAAACACTAGTtactatatacatttattacaAAATGGAGAAAAGGAAGCTCAAAGAATTGTAGATCAAGCATATAAGAATAAGGAGAtcttaagaaaaataatgtataaaaatgtagaagaagaaatagaaaaatttaaactaAAAGAAAGATTAATTTATGAgcaaaattgcaaaaaaatggaacaagaaataaaaaattctgaaCAGGAAATGcaaaaagagataaaaattattatttctgaaacgaaaaatatttttttaaaaattgatgaaatagttaattatattataaacaaaattgttAATGTTGATTTAACACTTAgttgtaatttattaaaacattattttcCAATGAAGGACcttctaaatatttatttatcaattGAAAAAgacgaaaatgaaaaacgtAACATGACAAAAAAAGACACGATAATAACTGACGACCAAGGAAATTCCTCAATTCTTCATTACAATCAGTACAAGGGTGCATACACAATTGTGAAATTTGGCTCCTTTTGGACTAATATAAGACATAGCAAGTGA